One window of Mobula birostris isolate sMobBir1 chromosome 16, sMobBir1.hap1, whole genome shotgun sequence genomic DNA carries:
- the spdl1 gene encoding protein Spindly isoform X2, translated as MATIAELEEVVQQLRQQLQESESERMKAAQYGLELLKNEAELDNKLTETTNEFAAARELLEQEKYSLQREVELKNRMLESLTSDIESIKQQQKTQLSQQLEQVERIHVREINELKTKLEKQKSELDEAQLCEKQLRHKVDHQSELLNAKSEELRSLSERAQETMSSEMMSLQVENMELEAAKAKLQEDFNEMIYHQEQLELANNNLQRQIERLQMEKEEQEKEIVSYCNALEKAREANQDLQIQLDQALQEARDPNSKGNSLFAEVEDRRAMMERQLIGLRIQYQSLQKQHAFSRQQLHRMKVQIATMLQIKGLQSDPGQLERLQSMLAQKNNEIQALVVKLRRLEKMEMNYDSGENHNEVDAADFGDGQYYVELLKQQIDNAKKENQTVNDELSLQRMKALAESQRVLEVERKFYTNERQLKQYQSENMKLRVKLDEMRLKYEPEEVKNRTQNCKKERLPVEVHEEAQLVCSITPANETTLSSDKVTETRKRQTDMLHNENSTPLSETEVQSTPSLGPLSANDTQITELELDSKQTPKEGKRVRIMQEAGEIQVLSEGRKTEVSRPTPSPRISKGDLKIEKPVEKELDKEEVKGENKIKRQKMHPVIHVSSQPTVESQCAQQ; from the exons ATGGCAACTATTGCAGAGTTGGAAGAGGTGGTCCAGCAGCTTCGGCAGCAACTGCAGGAATCAGAAAGTGAGAGGATGAAGGCAGCTCAGTATGGACTAGAACTGCTGAAAAATGAGGCTGAGTTGGACAACAAACTGACAGAAACAACAAATGAATTTGCTGCTGCCAGGGAG CTTCTGGAgcaagagaagtattcattgcaGCGGGAGGTTGAACTGAAGAACCGTATGTTAGAAAGTCTGACTTCAGATATTGAGAGCATTAAACAGCAGCAGAAAACACAGCTGAGTCAACAATTGGAACAAGTTGAGAGAATTCATGTTCGTGAAATTAATGAGTTGAAGACCAAG TTGGAGAAGCAGAAGTCTGAGTTGGATGAAGCACAGCTGTGTGAGAAACAACTAAGGCACAAAGTGGATCATCAGAGTGAATTACTTAATGCTAAGTCTGAAGAATTGCGGAGTCTCTCTGAGCGTGCACAGGAAACAATGTCATCTGAAATGATGAGCCTTCAAGTAGAGAACATGGAACTTGAAGCTGCCAAG GCAAAATTGCAGGAAGATTTTAATGAAATGATATACCATCAAGAACAACTGGAACTAGCTAATAATAATCTTCAGCGCCAGATTGAGCGACTGCAGATGGAAAAAGAGGAACAAGAAAAAGAGATAGTTTCATACTGCAATGCTTTGGAG AAAGCAAGAGAGGCTAACCAGGATCTCCAAATCCAGTTAGACCAAGCTCTACAAGAGGCTCGTGATCCGAACAGTAAAGGGAACTCGCTGTTTGCTGAG GTGGAGGATCGTAGGGCAATGATGGAGAGACAGCTTATTGGTTTGAGAATCCAGTACCAGTCGCTGCAGAAACAGCATGCATTTTCTCGTCAACAGCTGCACAGAATGAAG gTGCAGATAGCCACCATGTTACAAATAAAGGGCTTACAGTCAGACCCAGGACAGCTGGAACGTTTACAATCAATGCTCGCACAGAAGAATAATGAAATTCAAGCTCTAGTGGTAAAGCTACGACGTCTGGAAAAAATGGAA ATGAATTATGATTCTGGAGAAAATCataatgaagttgatgctgcAGATTTTGGAGATGGGCAGTATTACGTTGAATTGCTGAAACAACAAATTGATAATGCCAA GAAAGAAAATCAGACAGTGAATGATGAGCTCTCTTTACAACGCATGAAGGCTCTTGCAGAGAGTCAGCGTGTCTTAGAAGTTGAACGTAAATTTTACACCAATGAGAGACAGTTGAAACAATATCAGAGTGAAAACATGAAGCTTCGAGTCAAACTGGATGAGATGAGGCTTAAATACGAACCTGAAG AAGTTAAGAACAGGACACAAAACTGCAAAAAGGAGAGACTTCCAGTTGAAGTGCATGAAGAAGCTCAACTTGTATGCAGTATTACTCCAGCTAATGAGACTACTCTGTCATCTGATAAAGTGACTGAAACCAGAAAAAGGCAGACTGATATGCTGCACAATGAGAATTCAACTCCACTCTCTGAAACTGAAGTACAATCTACTCCATCTTTGGGTCCGCTGTCTGCTAATGACACACAAATAACAGAACTGGAACTAGACAGTaaacaaactcctaaagaaggcAAACGGGTACGGATCATGCAAGAAGCAGGTGAAATTCAAGTTCTTTCTGAAGGGAGGAAGACTGAAGTCTCCAGACCAACTCCCTCCCCAAG
- the spdl1 gene encoding protein Spindly isoform X1, with protein sequence MATIAELEEVVQQLRQQLQESESERMKAAQYGLELLKNEAELDNKLTETTNEFAAARELLEQEKYSLQREVELKNRMLESLTSDIESIKQQQKTQLSQQLEQVERIHVREINELKTKLEKQKSELDEAQLCEKQLRHKVDHQSELLNAKSEELRSLSERAQETMSSEMMSLQVENMELEAAKAKLQEDFNEMIYHQEQLELANNNLQRQIERLQMEKEEQEKEIVSYCNALEKAREANQDLQIQLDQALQEARDPNSKGNSLFAEVEDRRAMMERQLIGLRIQYQSLQKQHAFSRQQLHRMKVQIATMLQIKGLQSDPGQLERLQSMLAQKNNEIQALVVKLRRLEKMEMNYDSGENHNEVDAADFGDGQYYVELLKQQIDNAKKENQTVNDELSLQRMKALAESQRVLEVERKFYTNERQLKQYQSENMKLRVKLDEMRLKYEPEVCKFLTWKFISALFSCMVEGNKIPLNSHRFLQEVKNRTQNCKKERLPVEVHEEAQLVCSITPANETTLSSDKVTETRKRQTDMLHNENSTPLSETEVQSTPSLGPLSANDTQITELELDSKQTPKEGKRVRIMQEAGEIQVLSEGRKTEVSRPTPSPRISKGDLKIEKPVEKELDKEEVKGENKIKRQKMHPVIHVSSQPTVESQCAQQ encoded by the exons ATGGCAACTATTGCAGAGTTGGAAGAGGTGGTCCAGCAGCTTCGGCAGCAACTGCAGGAATCAGAAAGTGAGAGGATGAAGGCAGCTCAGTATGGACTAGAACTGCTGAAAAATGAGGCTGAGTTGGACAACAAACTGACAGAAACAACAAATGAATTTGCTGCTGCCAGGGAG CTTCTGGAgcaagagaagtattcattgcaGCGGGAGGTTGAACTGAAGAACCGTATGTTAGAAAGTCTGACTTCAGATATTGAGAGCATTAAACAGCAGCAGAAAACACAGCTGAGTCAACAATTGGAACAAGTTGAGAGAATTCATGTTCGTGAAATTAATGAGTTGAAGACCAAG TTGGAGAAGCAGAAGTCTGAGTTGGATGAAGCACAGCTGTGTGAGAAACAACTAAGGCACAAAGTGGATCATCAGAGTGAATTACTTAATGCTAAGTCTGAAGAATTGCGGAGTCTCTCTGAGCGTGCACAGGAAACAATGTCATCTGAAATGATGAGCCTTCAAGTAGAGAACATGGAACTTGAAGCTGCCAAG GCAAAATTGCAGGAAGATTTTAATGAAATGATATACCATCAAGAACAACTGGAACTAGCTAATAATAATCTTCAGCGCCAGATTGAGCGACTGCAGATGGAAAAAGAGGAACAAGAAAAAGAGATAGTTTCATACTGCAATGCTTTGGAG AAAGCAAGAGAGGCTAACCAGGATCTCCAAATCCAGTTAGACCAAGCTCTACAAGAGGCTCGTGATCCGAACAGTAAAGGGAACTCGCTGTTTGCTGAG GTGGAGGATCGTAGGGCAATGATGGAGAGACAGCTTATTGGTTTGAGAATCCAGTACCAGTCGCTGCAGAAACAGCATGCATTTTCTCGTCAACAGCTGCACAGAATGAAG gTGCAGATAGCCACCATGTTACAAATAAAGGGCTTACAGTCAGACCCAGGACAGCTGGAACGTTTACAATCAATGCTCGCACAGAAGAATAATGAAATTCAAGCTCTAGTGGTAAAGCTACGACGTCTGGAAAAAATGGAA ATGAATTATGATTCTGGAGAAAATCataatgaagttgatgctgcAGATTTTGGAGATGGGCAGTATTACGTTGAATTGCTGAAACAACAAATTGATAATGCCAA GAAAGAAAATCAGACAGTGAATGATGAGCTCTCTTTACAACGCATGAAGGCTCTTGCAGAGAGTCAGCGTGTCTTAGAAGTTGAACGTAAATTTTACACCAATGAGAGACAGTTGAAACAATATCAGAGTGAAAACATGAAGCTTCGAGTCAAACTGGATGAGATGAGGCTTAAATACGAACCTGAAG TGTGCAAGTTTCTAACTTGGAAGTTTATCAGTGCTTTATTCTCCTGCATGGTAGAAGGGAACAAAATTCCCTTGAATTCCCACAGATTTCTTCAAG AAGTTAAGAACAGGACACAAAACTGCAAAAAGGAGAGACTTCCAGTTGAAGTGCATGAAGAAGCTCAACTTGTATGCAGTATTACTCCAGCTAATGAGACTACTCTGTCATCTGATAAAGTGACTGAAACCAGAAAAAGGCAGACTGATATGCTGCACAATGAGAATTCAACTCCACTCTCTGAAACTGAAGTACAATCTACTCCATCTTTGGGTCCGCTGTCTGCTAATGACACACAAATAACAGAACTGGAACTAGACAGTaaacaaactcctaaagaaggcAAACGGGTACGGATCATGCAAGAAGCAGGTGAAATTCAAGTTCTTTCTGAAGGGAGGAAGACTGAAGTCTCCAGACCAACTCCCTCCCCAAG